Proteins from one Gilliamella sp. ESL0443 genomic window:
- the glnB gene encoding nitrogen regulatory protein P-II: protein MKKIEAIIKPFKLDDIREALADQGITGMTVTEVKGFGRQKGHTELYRGAEYMVDFLPKVKIELVVADDILETCIETIMKTAQTGKIGDGKIFVYNVEQVIRIRTGEMDESAI, encoded by the coding sequence ATGAAAAAAATTGAAGCAATTATTAAACCTTTTAAACTAGATGATATTCGAGAAGCTCTTGCTGATCAAGGAATTACGGGGATGACCGTTACTGAAGTGAAAGGTTTTGGTCGCCAAAAAGGGCATACTGAGCTTTATCGTGGTGCTGAATATATGGTTGATTTTTTACCAAAAGTAAAAATAGAACTTGTTGTCGCTGACGATATTTTAGAAACATGTATTGAGACTATCATGAAAACTGCTCAAACAGGTAAAATTGGTGATGGAAAGATATTTGTTTATAACGTTGAGCAAGTAATTCGTATACGTACTGGTGAAATGGATGAGTCAGCTATTTAA
- the rho gene encoding transcription termination factor Rho encodes MNLTELKNTSVSELVALGEKKMGLENLARLRKQDIIFAILKQHAKSGEDIFGDGVLEILQDGFGFLRSADSSYLAGPDDIYVSPSQIRRFNLRTGDTIAGKIRPPKEGERYFALLKVNEVNHDKPEDARNKILFENLTPLHPNSRLRMERGNGSTEDITARVLDLASPIGKGQRGLIVAPPKAGKTMLLQNIAQSLAVNHPECELVVLMIDERPEEVTEMQRLVKGEVVASTFDEPAARHVQVAEMVIERAKRLVEHKKDVIILLDSITRLARAYNTVIPSSGKVLTGGVDANALHRPKRFFGAARNVEEGGSLTIIATALIDTGSKMDEVIYEEFKGTGNMEVHLSRKIAERRVFPAIDFNRSGTRKEDLMTSPDELQKMWILRKILNPMGEIDAMEFLIDKLAMTKTNDEFFEMMKRS; translated from the coding sequence ATGAATTTAACTGAATTAAAAAACACTTCCGTTTCCGAGCTTGTAGCGCTTGGTGAGAAAAAAATGGGGCTTGAGAATCTTGCCCGTCTTAGAAAACAAGATATTATTTTTGCAATATTAAAACAACACGCTAAAAGTGGTGAAGATATTTTTGGCGATGGTGTACTTGAAATTTTGCAAGACGGCTTTGGATTTTTGCGTTCTGCAGATAGTTCTTATTTGGCTGGACCTGACGATATATATGTCTCTCCTAGTCAAATTAGACGATTCAATCTAAGAACTGGTGATACCATTGCCGGCAAAATTAGACCGCCGAAAGAAGGTGAGAGATATTTTGCTTTATTGAAAGTAAATGAAGTTAATCACGATAAACCTGAAGACGCTCGCAATAAAATCCTTTTTGAAAATTTAACTCCTTTACATCCTAATTCTCGCTTACGTATGGAGCGAGGTAATGGTTCTACAGAAGATATTACCGCAAGAGTACTTGATTTAGCTTCACCAATTGGTAAAGGTCAACGTGGTTTAATTGTTGCTCCGCCAAAAGCGGGTAAAACAATGTTATTACAAAACATTGCACAAAGCTTAGCGGTAAACCATCCAGAATGTGAATTAGTCGTATTGATGATTGATGAACGACCAGAAGAAGTTACTGAAATGCAACGTTTAGTTAAAGGTGAAGTTGTAGCTTCTACGTTTGACGAACCAGCAGCAAGACATGTTCAAGTCGCTGAAATGGTAATTGAGCGTGCAAAACGTTTAGTTGAACATAAAAAAGATGTCATTATTTTATTAGACTCAATCACTCGTTTAGCTCGTGCGTACAATACCGTTATTCCATCATCAGGTAAAGTATTGACTGGTGGTGTTGATGCTAACGCGTTACATCGTCCTAAACGTTTTTTTGGTGCGGCACGTAATGTAGAAGAGGGCGGTAGTTTAACAATTATTGCTACTGCTTTAATTGATACTGGTTCTAAAATGGATGAAGTCATTTACGAAGAGTTCAAAGGTACGGGTAATATGGAAGTACACTTATCACGTAAAATTGCTGAGCGACGTGTATTCCCTGCTATTGACTTTAATCGTTCAGGTACGCGTAAAGAAGATCTAATGACTTCACCTGATGAACTACAAAAAATGTGGATTTTGCGTAAAATCCTCAACCCAATGGGTGAAATTGATGCAATGGAATTCTTAATTGATAAACTTGCCATGACAAAAACTAATGATGAGTTTTTTGAAATGATGAAGCGTTCATAA
- the trxA gene encoding thioredoxin TrxA, with translation MSDNIVALSEATFDKVISESTKPVLVDFWAEWCGPCKMVAPILEEIAPEYADKIIIAKLNVEQNPNIAPKFGIRGIPTLLIFKNGQVVATQVGALSKAQLKAFIDPQL, from the coding sequence ATGAGTGATAACATTGTTGCACTTTCTGAAGCTACATTTGATAAAGTAATAAGCGAATCAACTAAACCAGTATTGGTTGACTTTTGGGCTGAGTGGTGTGGACCTTGTAAAATGGTTGCTCCTATTTTGGAAGAAATAGCTCCAGAATATGCTGATAAAATTATTATCGCTAAATTAAATGTTGAACAAAACCCGAATATTGCCCCAAAATTTGGGATTAGAGGTATTCCAACTCTATTGATTTTTAAAAATGGTCAAGTTGTTGCCACTCAAGTAGGTGCGTTATCAAAAGCACAACTTAAAGCATTTATTGATCCACAGCTTTAA
- the gndA gene encoding NADP-dependent phosphogluconate dehydrogenase, translating into MSKQQIGVIGMAVMGRNLALNIESRGFSVSIYNRSKDKTEQVMAEHSDKRLVPYYSIEDFVNSLEKPRRILIMVQAGKGTDAVIDELRPLLDKGDIIIDGGNAFFEDTIRRNKMLSDEGFNFIGAGVSGGEEGALKGPSIMPGGQKEAYELVAPILEKIAAKANGEPCVAYIGPDGAGHYVKMAHNGIEYGDMQLIAESYSVLKHVVGLTNDELADVFADWNKGELDSYLTEITADIFKYKDENGDYLVDMILDAAGNKGTGKWTSQSALDLGEPLSLITESVFARYISAIKDQRVAASKVLEGPEKLAFTGDKQTLIEKVRKALYMGKIISYAQGFAQLKAASEHYNWQLNYGEIAKIFRAGCIIRAQFLQKITDAYTENNNIDNLLLAPYFRKTVEAYQQSLRDVICLAVSQGIPVPTLSAAIAYYDSYRSAVLPANLIQAQRDYFGAHTYKRIDKEGVFHTDWLNIES; encoded by the coding sequence ATGTCTAAACAGCAAATCGGTGTTATTGGAATGGCCGTTATGGGGCGAAACCTTGCACTTAATATCGAAAGTCGAGGATTTTCAGTATCAATTTATAATCGTTCTAAAGATAAGACAGAACAAGTAATGGCTGAACATTCTGATAAACGATTGGTTCCTTATTATAGTATTGAAGATTTTGTTAACTCATTAGAAAAACCACGGCGTATATTAATTATGGTGCAAGCAGGTAAAGGAACAGATGCCGTAATTGATGAGCTGAGACCTTTATTAGATAAAGGGGATATCATTATTGATGGTGGTAATGCTTTCTTTGAAGATACTATTCGTCGTAATAAAATGTTATCCGATGAAGGCTTTAATTTTATAGGAGCTGGTGTTTCTGGAGGTGAAGAAGGTGCATTAAAAGGACCTTCAATTATGCCTGGTGGTCAAAAAGAGGCATATGAGTTAGTTGCTCCGATTTTAGAAAAAATAGCGGCTAAAGCGAATGGTGAACCATGTGTGGCTTATATCGGCCCTGATGGAGCAGGACATTACGTTAAAATGGCGCACAATGGAATTGAATATGGTGACATGCAATTAATTGCAGAGAGCTATAGTGTACTAAAACATGTTGTTGGTTTAACAAATGATGAGCTTGCCGATGTGTTTGCTGATTGGAATAAAGGCGAATTAGACAGCTATTTAACTGAGATAACAGCGGACATTTTTAAATATAAAGATGAAAATGGCGATTATTTGGTCGATATGATCCTTGATGCTGCTGGTAATAAGGGTACCGGAAAATGGACAAGCCAAAGTGCATTAGATTTAGGTGAGCCTTTATCTTTGATAACTGAATCTGTATTCGCTCGCTATATTTCAGCGATTAAAGATCAGCGAGTAGCGGCATCAAAAGTGCTTGAAGGGCCGGAAAAATTAGCTTTTACAGGAGATAAACAAACTTTAATTGAAAAAGTACGTAAAGCACTTTATATGGGTAAAATTATCTCTTATGCGCAAGGATTTGCACAGTTAAAAGCTGCATCAGAACACTATAATTGGCAATTAAATTATGGTGAAATTGCAAAGATTTTTAGAGCAGGATGTATTATTAGAGCGCAATTTTTACAAAAAATTACCGATGCTTATACTGAAAATAACAATATTGATAACTTACTGTTAGCACCATATTTTCGTAAAACGGTTGAGGCTTATCAACAATCATTACGTGATGTTATTTGTCTAGCGGTTTCGCAAGGTATTCCTGTTCCTACTTTGTCGGCAGCAATAGCATATTATGATAGCTATCGTTCAGCTGTGCTACCTGCTAATTTAATTCAGGCTCAGAGAGACTATTTTGGTGCTCATACCTATAAACGTATCGATAAAGAAGGTGTGTTCCATACTGATTGGTTAAATATTGAATCTTAA
- the nrdD gene encoding anaerobic ribonucleoside-triphosphate reductase: MPVVIKRDGCQTAFNEVRIKDAIIRAAVAANVNDPDYCASVARVVTNQMMDRESVDINEIQNVVENQLMSGPYKKLARTYIEYRHDRDRAREERSRLNQDIRGLIEQSNVAILNENANKDSKVIPTQRDLLAGIVARHYAKQYLLPKDVSRAHDCGEIHYHDLDYAPFFPMFNCMLIDLDGMLTNGFKMGNAEIEPPKSIATATAVTAQIIAQVASHIYGGTTINRIDEILAKFVTISYQKHKKVAEEWDIPNPEAYAESRTQKECYDAFQSLEYEVNTLHTANGQTPFVTFGFGLGTSWESRLIQESILKVRIKGLGKNHKTAVFPKLVFAIKDGINHKQGDANYDIKQLALECASKRMYPDILNYDKVVEVTGSFKTPMGCRSFLGVYEEDGQQIHDGRNNLGVISLNLPRIAIEAKGDEARFWEILDKRLNLCKKALMTRIARLDGVKARVAPILYMEGACGVRLKEDDSVSEIFKNGRASISLGYIGLHETLNALYGNQNHPFDSETLRKKGIAIVEHLAKAVDQWKKETGYGFSLYSTPSENLCDRFCRLDTAEFGIIPGVTDKGYYTNSFHLDVEKKVNPYEKIEFEKPYPAVASGGFICYGEYPNMINNVKALEDVWDYSYTRVPYYGTNTPIDECYECGYTGEFSCTSKGFVCPSCGNHDSSKVSVTRRVCGYLGSPDARPFNAGKQEEVKRRVKHLDNGQIG; the protein is encoded by the coding sequence ATGCCCGTAGTAATCAAACGTGATGGCTGTCAAACTGCATTTAATGAGGTTCGTATTAAAGACGCTATTATAAGAGCAGCTGTTGCGGCCAATGTTAATGACCCAGACTATTGTGCCTCCGTTGCTCGCGTTGTGACCAACCAAATGATGGATCGTGAAAGTGTTGATATCAATGAAATTCAAAATGTTGTTGAAAATCAACTTATGTCAGGGCCTTATAAAAAATTGGCAAGAACTTATATTGAATACCGACATGATCGTGATCGCGCGCGTGAAGAACGTAGCCGTTTGAATCAAGATATTCGTGGCTTAATAGAACAAAGTAACGTTGCTATTTTGAACGAAAATGCGAATAAAGATAGTAAAGTTATTCCAACTCAACGAGATCTATTAGCGGGTATTGTTGCAAGACATTATGCTAAACAATATTTGTTACCTAAAGATGTTTCTCGTGCACATGATTGTGGTGAAATTCATTATCATGATCTCGATTACGCGCCATTTTTCCCAATGTTCAACTGTATGTTAATTGATTTAGACGGGATGTTAACAAATGGTTTTAAGATGGGTAATGCTGAAATTGAGCCACCAAAATCTATTGCAACTGCAACTGCGGTAACAGCTCAAATCATCGCACAAGTCGCTAGTCATATTTATGGTGGTACAACCATTAATCGAATTGATGAAATTCTAGCAAAATTTGTGACTATCAGTTATCAAAAGCATAAAAAAGTTGCAGAAGAGTGGGATATTCCAAATCCTGAAGCGTATGCAGAAAGCCGTACGCAAAAAGAATGTTATGATGCATTTCAATCTTTAGAGTATGAAGTTAATACACTTCATACTGCAAATGGACAAACGCCTTTTGTTACTTTTGGTTTTGGTTTAGGAACCAGTTGGGAATCACGACTTATCCAAGAATCAATTTTAAAAGTGCGCATAAAAGGGTTAGGAAAAAATCATAAAACTGCAGTATTCCCAAAACTTGTTTTTGCTATTAAAGATGGTATTAACCATAAACAAGGTGATGCTAATTATGATATTAAACAATTGGCGTTAGAGTGTGCTAGTAAACGTATGTATCCAGATATTTTAAATTACGATAAAGTTGTTGAAGTAACTGGATCATTCAAAACACCAATGGGATGCCGAAGCTTTTTAGGTGTTTATGAAGAAGACGGACAACAAATTCATGACGGACGTAACAATTTAGGTGTAATTAGCCTTAATTTACCTCGTATTGCAATTGAAGCAAAAGGTGATGAAGCACGTTTTTGGGAAATTTTAGATAAACGTTTAAACCTTTGTAAAAAAGCATTGATGACGCGTATTGCTCGCCTTGATGGAGTAAAAGCACGTGTTGCTCCGATTTTATATATGGAAGGGGCGTGTGGCGTTCGATTGAAAGAAGATGATAGTGTTTCTGAAATCTTTAAAAATGGTCGTGCGTCAATTTCATTAGGTTATATAGGTCTACATGAAACACTAAATGCACTATACGGAAACCAAAACCATCCATTTGACAGTGAAACTTTACGCAAAAAAGGTATAGCAATAGTTGAACACTTAGCTAAAGCTGTTGACCAATGGAAGAAAGAAACAGGCTATGGATTTAGCTTATATAGTACACCAAGTGAAAATTTATGTGACCGATTCTGCCGTTTAGATACAGCTGAATTTGGTATTATTCCTGGAGTAACAGATAAAGGTTATTATACGAATAGTTTCCACCTCGATGTTGAGAAAAAGGTTAACCCATATGAAAAAATCGAGTTTGAAAAACCTTACCCAGCAGTAGCAAGTGGCGGATTTATTTGTTATGGCGAGTATCCTAACATGATTAATAATGTTAAAGCATTAGAGGATGTCTGGGATTACAGTTACACTCGTGTACCTTATTATGGCACTAATACCCCGATTGACGAATGTTATGAATGCGGTTATACCGGTGAGTTTTCATGTACTAGCAAAGGATTTGTTTGCCCTAGTTGTGGTAACCATGATTCGTCAAAAGTTTCTGTTACTCGCCGTGTTTGTGGTTATTTAGGAAGTCCTGATGCTCGTCCATTTAATGCCGGTAAGCAAGAAGAAGTAAAACGTCGAGTTAAACATTTGGATAATGGCCAAATAGGCTAA
- a CDS encoding FAD-binding protein has product MDYDIAIIGLGPAGSTFARLLNPSFKIIALDKKHQAGIEGFHKPCGGLLADDAQKAFVRQKLNLPTDILTDPQIFSVKTIDLQSKLIRNYQRSYVSFDRHKFDLWLKSLIPNTVNVLHNTLCKEIRRVIDGYQVTYIDENKIEHKITAKYVVGADGANSIVRRMRYPHHSIRQYVAIQQWFTEKHQRPFNTCIFDNQSTNCYAWSISKDGYFIFGGAFPKKTANQHFESLKEKLTKQGFIFGEPLKTEKCLVVYPNRFQDFYTGNENIFLIGEAAGFISASSLEGISYALDSAEILSKILNSGIAKPNKRYYQKTIPLRLKLYSKIIKAKILTTPLWRKLIMKSKIQHIKTI; this is encoded by the coding sequence TGCAGGTAGTACCTTCGCACGTCTACTTAACCCGTCTTTTAAAATTATTGCATTAGATAAAAAGCATCAAGCTGGTATTGAGGGTTTTCATAAACCTTGTGGTGGATTATTAGCAGATGACGCTCAAAAAGCATTTGTGCGACAAAAGTTAAATTTACCTACTGATATATTGACTGATCCACAAATTTTTAGCGTTAAAACGATCGATCTTCAATCCAAACTTATTCGTAATTATCAACGTAGTTATGTTAGTTTTGACCGACATAAATTTGACCTATGGTTAAAATCATTAATTCCCAACACTGTTAATGTTTTACATAACACACTATGTAAAGAAATCAGAAGAGTAATCGATGGATATCAAGTTACTTACATCGATGAAAATAAAATCGAACACAAAATTACGGCTAAATATGTAGTTGGTGCAGATGGCGCTAATTCGATTGTTAGACGAATGCGTTATCCTCATCATTCCATCAGACAATATGTTGCTATTCAACAATGGTTTACTGAAAAACATCAACGACCTTTTAATACATGTATTTTTGATAATCAATCAACAAATTGTTATGCGTGGAGTATTTCTAAAGATGGATATTTCATTTTTGGTGGTGCTTTCCCGAAAAAAACAGCGAATCAACACTTTGAATCGTTGAAAGAAAAGCTAACAAAGCAAGGGTTTATTTTTGGAGAACCGTTAAAAACTGAAAAATGTCTTGTGGTTTATCCAAATCGCTTCCAAGATTTTTATACAGGCAATGAAAATATCTTTTTAATCGGTGAAGCAGCAGGTTTCATAAGCGCAAGCTCATTAGAAGGTATTAGTTATGCGCTTGATAGCGCAGAGATTTTAAGCAAGATATTAAATAGTGGTATAGCAAAACCAAATAAGCGTTATTATCAAAAAACAATTCCATTACGCTTAAAGCTTTATAGCAAAATTATAAAGGCTAAAATACTGACTACACCGTTGTGGCGTAAATTAATTATGAAAAGTAAAATTCAACATATCAAAACAATTTAA
- the nrdG gene encoding anaerobic ribonucleoside-triphosphate reductase-activating protein, with the protein MNYHRYYPVDVVNGEGTRCTLFVAGCVHQCPGCYNKSTWGVNSGKPFTQSLEDQIIKDLQDTEIKRQGLSLSGGDPLHPKNVPTILKLVKRVKAECDNKDIWLWTGYKLNELTDEQQSVVAYIDVLIDGKFVQDLADPKLLWRGSSNQIIHRFK; encoded by the coding sequence ATGAATTATCATCGTTATTATCCTGTTGATGTTGTTAATGGCGAAGGGACTCGTTGTACACTTTTTGTAGCAGGTTGTGTACATCAATGTCCTGGCTGCTATAACAAAAGCACATGGGGAGTAAACTCTGGTAAGCCATTTACACAATCACTTGAAGATCAAATCATTAAAGATTTACAAGATACCGAAATAAAACGTCAAGGATTATCACTTTCTGGTGGTGATCCTTTACACCCTAAAAATGTGCCAACCATTTTGAAATTAGTTAAACGAGTAAAAGCCGAATGTGATAATAAAGATATTTGGTTATGGACAGGTTATAAACTTAATGAATTAACCGATGAACAGCAATCTGTAGTGGCTTATATTGATGTCTTGATTGATGGAAAATTTGTACAAGATCTTGCTGATCCTAAACTATTATGGCGAGGTAGCAGTAATCAAATTATCCATCGATTCAAATAA
- the rhlB gene encoding ATP-dependent RNA helicase RhlB produces the protein MIQSYLTKTTFNQFPLHPLVIKALEKKGFVYCTPIQEQTLPFTTKGIDIAGQGQTGTGKTIAFLASTFNHLLNNDPLPDHKSNQPRAVIIAPTRELVVQIYNDAQSLSEETGIKLGLAYGGDGYDKQLKMLSAGVDVLIATTGRLIDYAKQDYINLGAIQVAVLDEADRMFDLGFIRDIRWIFRHMTSPQNRLTMLFSATLTHNVRELAFEYMNEPQYVEVEPEQKIGHRIKEELFFPSNEDKLALLQTLIEEEWPDRSIVFANTKVACEKIWRHLVADGHRVGLLTGDIAQKKRLSILDKFTQGDLDILVATDVAARGLHIPNVTHVFNYDLPDDCDDYRHRIGRTGRAGAEGYSISLACERYSQNLPAIEKAIDHTIPVSQYDPQALLTNLPTPKPFKRPTRRKPS, from the coding sequence ATGATTCAATCATATCTTACAAAAACAACTTTCAATCAATTTCCCTTACACCCATTAGTCATAAAAGCGTTGGAGAAAAAAGGTTTCGTTTACTGTACCCCAATTCAAGAACAAACATTGCCATTTACAACAAAAGGAATTGACATCGCAGGGCAAGGACAAACTGGAACGGGTAAAACGATTGCGTTTTTGGCATCAACATTTAATCATTTATTGAATAATGATCCATTGCCCGATCATAAATCTAATCAACCAAGAGCTGTCATTATTGCTCCAACACGTGAGTTGGTTGTACAAATATACAATGATGCTCAATCTCTTTCAGAAGAAACAGGTATTAAATTAGGACTAGCTTATGGCGGTGATGGTTATGATAAGCAACTAAAGATGCTTTCTGCTGGTGTTGATGTATTAATTGCAACCACAGGGAGACTCATCGATTATGCAAAACAAGATTATATTAATTTAGGTGCAATCCAAGTTGCAGTTCTAGATGAAGCGGATCGTATGTTTGATTTAGGTTTCATCCGTGATATCCGATGGATATTTAGACATATGACATCGCCACAAAATCGTCTAACCATGTTATTTTCAGCGACGTTAACTCACAATGTTCGTGAATTAGCTTTTGAATACATGAACGAACCACAATATGTTGAAGTTGAGCCTGAACAAAAAATTGGTCACAGAATAAAAGAAGAACTGTTTTTTCCATCAAACGAAGATAAGTTAGCTCTATTACAAACCCTTATTGAAGAAGAGTGGCCTGACCGTAGCATTGTATTTGCTAATACTAAAGTTGCCTGCGAAAAAATCTGGCGTCATTTAGTTGCAGATGGTCATCGAGTAGGACTACTTACTGGTGATATCGCACAAAAAAAACGTTTATCCATTCTTGATAAATTTACCCAAGGTGATCTTGATATTTTAGTAGCAACAGATGTTGCTGCCCGTGGTTTACATATCCCAAATGTAACCCATGTTTTTAACTATGATCTTCCTGATGATTGTGATGATTATAGACATCGAATAGGTCGTACAGGACGCGCCGGTGCCGAAGGTTATTCAATTTCATTAGCTTGTGAACGTTATTCACAAAACTTACCTGCTATTGAAAAAGCCATTGATCACACTATTCCTGTTAGTCAATATGATCCTCAGGCGTTATTAACTAATTTACCAACACCTAAACCATTCAAAAGACCAACTCGTAGAAAACCATCATAA
- the can gene encoding carbonate dehydratase: MFDVNDLIRFNHEWSEKIAQEDPEFFKQLAVAQNPKFLWIGCSDSRVPAEKLIKLKPGEMFVHRNVGNQVIHTDLNCLSVVQYAVDVLKIEDIIVCGHLDCGGIRAAVENPDLGLVNNWLLHIRDLWFRKSSLLGKFPADIRMDILCELNVIEQIYNLGHSTIIQAAWQRGQKVNLHGWVYGIDNGKITDLHITSSSSENLEINYREAISYLLNLHKLQ, encoded by the coding sequence ATGTTTGATGTCAACGATCTAATTCGCTTTAATCATGAATGGTCAGAAAAGATAGCACAGGAAGATCCTGAATTCTTTAAACAGCTCGCGGTTGCGCAAAATCCTAAATTTTTGTGGATCGGTTGTTCCGATAGTCGCGTTCCAGCAGAAAAGCTTATCAAACTAAAACCGGGTGAAATGTTTGTTCATCGGAACGTTGGCAACCAAGTGATTCATACGGATCTAAATTGCCTTTCAGTTGTCCAATACGCAGTTGATGTACTTAAAATCGAAGATATTATTGTTTGTGGTCATTTAGATTGTGGTGGTATCCGTGCCGCAGTTGAAAATCCCGATTTGGGCCTTGTTAATAATTGGCTACTTCATATCCGTGATTTATGGTTTCGCAAAAGTTCTTTACTTGGTAAGTTTCCTGCTGATATTAGAATGGATATTTTATGTGAACTCAATGTAATTGAACAAATCTATAATTTAGGGCATTCGACCATTATTCAAGCAGCATGGCAACGTGGTCAAAAGGTTAATTTACATGGTTGGGTTTATGGGATCGATAATGGAAAAATTACAGATTTGCATATTACATCATCAAGTAGTGAAAATCTCGAAATCAACTATCGTGAAGCGATTTCTTATCTGTTAAATCTGCATAAATTACAATAA
- a CDS encoding TfoX/Sxy family protein translates to MLKTLAVNIKQEFSCIEDISLRSFFGGFSLNSESVMFAWVDQNDVYLRAHDKYRSMFVELGMQPLDLVFDGSHKLLDYYKASDALRQDRKKLHDIVKMVIEYAKQDLDEKVAKYQSRLKSLPNMTVSLEKLMVSSDITDIETFKEVGYLETFYRIKSKNPKLSINVLFGLYGALHDRHVGTLSSETKEEIELAYQNFLNTKQDLI, encoded by the coding sequence ATGCTTAAAACATTAGCAGTGAATATTAAACAGGAGTTTTCTTGCATTGAAGACATTTCATTAAGGTCATTTTTTGGAGGATTTAGTCTTAATAGTGAATCAGTTATGTTTGCTTGGGTCGATCAAAATGATGTTTATTTGAGAGCTCATGATAAATATCGTTCAATGTTTGTTGAACTCGGTATGCAACCACTTGATCTGGTATTTGATGGATCACATAAATTGCTTGATTACTATAAAGCAAGTGATGCGTTACGCCAAGATCGAAAAAAATTGCATGATATAGTGAAAATGGTCATTGAATATGCAAAACAAGATCTAGACGAAAAAGTAGCTAAATACCAGAGTCGTTTAAAATCTTTACCCAACATGACGGTTTCTTTGGAAAAATTGATGGTAAGCTCTGATATTACCGATATAGAAACATTTAAAGAAGTCGGTTATTTGGAAACTTTTTATCGAATAAAAAGTAAAAATCCAAAACTGTCAATTAATGTTCTGTTTGGTTTATATGGAGCCCTACATGATCGACATGTAGGAACATTATCATCCGAAACTAAAGAAGAAATTGAATTAGCTTATCAAAATTTCTTGAATACAAAACAAGATTTGATTTAA